The Spirosoma radiotolerans genome has a window encoding:
- a CDS encoding GbsR/MarR family transcriptional regulator yields the protein MTFEEAKEKFIHTWGTLATQWGINRSMAQLHSLLLISPDALAIEDIMEQLQISRGNASMNLRDLMDWGLIYKQLKPGERREFFIAEKDIWKVARQVAKERRRREITPVVEVLNELKNIPTDTPEAQEFHRVMTGLSNVVGFADNTLNAVIKAEENWLVSQFLNVFR from the coding sequence ATGACATTTGAAGAAGCTAAGGAGAAATTTATTCATACGTGGGGAACATTAGCCACTCAATGGGGCATCAATCGTTCTATGGCCCAGTTACATTCCCTACTGCTGATCTCACCCGATGCGCTGGCCATCGAAGATATCATGGAACAGCTACAAATTTCGCGGGGTAATGCCAGCATGAATCTTCGCGATTTGATGGACTGGGGCCTTATCTATAAACAGCTAAAGCCCGGCGAACGCAGGGAGTTTTTCATTGCAGAGAAAGACATTTGGAAAGTAGCCCGGCAGGTAGCCAAAGAACGCCGTCGACGGGAAATCACGCCTGTTGTAGAGGTCTTAAATGAGCTTAAAAATATCCCTACCGATACCCCCGAAGCGCAGGAATTTCATCGGGTAATGACCGGGCTCAGTAATGTTGTTGGCTTTGCGGATAATACACTCAATGCAGTCATCAAGGCGGAAGAAAACTGGTTGGTGAGTCAGTTTCTGAACGTATTTCGATAA